A genomic stretch from Arachis stenosperma cultivar V10309 chromosome 3, arast.V10309.gnm1.PFL2, whole genome shotgun sequence includes:
- the LOC130970483 gene encoding uncharacterized protein LOC130970483, which produces MKILEANNGALTNFEVLDFLRAKGASKDPTRVLAKVAQSEYKVYDYLIDTAARDQTRESINEFLESVKSHDLAKAEILNIINIRPTNIVEIFPIIECCDTRFSDEELTETVEIVKRTLPPPPEDANGAEATKSNVEEGGGTNGNKLISYL; this is translated from the exons ATGAAAAT CTTAGAGGCAAATAATGGTGCCCTCACCAACTTCGAGGTGCTTGATTTCTTACGAGCTAAAGGAGCTTCCAAAGATCCTACTAGGGTTCTTGCCAAAGTAGCCCAGTCTGAATACAAG GTTTATGATTATCTGATTGATACTGCTGCTCGTGATCAAACAAGAGAGAGCATCAATGAGTTCCTGGAAAGTGTTAAAAGCCATGATCTAGCAAAAGCTGAGATTCTCAACATAATCAACATCAGGCCCACCAACATAGTCGAAATTTTTCCC ATCATAGAGTGTTGTGATACTCGTTTTTCGGATGAAGAGCTCACAGAAACAGTTGAGATTGTGAAGAGAACATTGCCACCACCCCCTGAAGATGCCAATGGTGctgaagcaacaaaatcaaatGTTGAGGAAGGTGGGGGAACAAATGGAAACAAGTTGATATCCTACTTGTGA
- the LOC130967067 gene encoding GDP-L-galactose phosphorylase 1-like yields the protein MLTIKRVATVVSNYQEDDHSDNKPSFGCGRNCLGSCCLPVSKLPIYLFKKDGNVGLVESSEGVSEISFLHNLLLGQWQDRMNRGLFRYDVTDCQTKIIPGHHGFIAQLNEGRHLKKRPTEFRVDQVLQPFDESKFNFMKIGQEEVLFIFDHSVDHRSHLLPNESVENMPSASPNVVAINVSPIEYGHVLLIPRVLDCFPQRIDHESLRLAMHMAKEAADPFFRLGYNSLGAFATINHLHFQAYYLAAPFPVEKAKRQKIKTVQNKGHQCPQGLSVSQLLDYPVRGLVFEGGNTTRDLSDTVANSLVFLQNNNIPFNVLISDCGNKIYLFPQCFAERQARGEVSQEILQAQVNPAVWEISGHIVLKRKVDFDQASETYAWKLLAEVSLSEERFQEVKACVLNAAAMREIINAEGINQEDEMVQNFVPSTSCAA from the exons ATGTTGACCATTAAGAGGGTTGCTACTGTTGTTTCCAATTATCAGGAAGACGATCATTCTGATAATAAGCCTTCCTTTGGTTGTGGCCGCAATTGCCTTGGCTCATGTTGCCTACCTg TTTCGAAGCTTCCAATTTACTTGTTCAAGAAAGACGGGAATGTTGGTTTGGTAGAATCATCTGAGGGAGTTTCTGAAATATCATTCCTTCACAACTTGCTCCTTGGACAGTGGCAGGACAGAATGAACCGCGGCCTCTTCAGGTATGACGTCACCGATTGCCAGACCAAGATCATCCCCGGCCACCACGGCTTCATAGCGCAGCTCAACGAAGGCCGCCACCTCAAGAAGCGTCCCACCGAGTTCCGAGTCGACCAAGTCCTTCAGCCCTTCGATGAAAGCAAGTTCAATTTCATGAAAATTGGACAGGAGGAGGTGCTCTTCATCTTTGACCACAGCGTTGACCACAGAAGCCATTTGTTGCCCAATGAATCTGTTGAAAACATGCCATCAGCATCTCCCAATGTGGTTGCAATCAAT GTGAGTCCTATTGAGTATGGACATGTTCTTTTGATCCCTCGTGTCCTGGATTGCTTTCCTCAGAGGATCGATCATGAAAGCCTCCGACTTGCAATGCACATGGCTAAAGAAGCTGCTGATCCATTCTTCAGATTGGGTTACAATAGTCTGGGTGCATTTGCCACCATCAATCATCTCCACTTCCAA GCTTATTACTTGGCAGCACCCTTCCCAGTTGAGAAGGCCAAAAGGCAGAAAATAAAAACTGTACAAAATAAGGGGCATCAATGTCCTCAAGGACTCTCTGTATCTCAGCTCTTGGACTATCCTGTTCGAGGACTTGTTTTTGAGGGTGGGAACACCACACGTGATCTTTCTGATACCGTTGCAAACTCTCTTGTTTTCCTTCAGAACAACAACATCCCCTTCAATGTTCTCATCTCTGATTGTGGTAACAAGATATATCTGTTCCCTCAG TGCTTTGCGGAGAGGCAAGCACGTGGAGAAGTTAGCCAAGAAATCCTACAAGCACAAGTAAATCCAGCAGTGTGGGAGATAAGCGGACACATAGTGCTTAAGAGGAAGGTTGATTTCGACCAAGCATCTGAAACATACGCATGGAAACTCCTGGCTGAGGTTTCGCTGTCGGAAGAGAGGTTCCAAGAGGTGAAGGCCTGTGTTCTTAATGCCGCAGCAATGCGTGAGATAATTAATGCGGAAGGAATCAATCAAGAAGATGAAATGGTTCAAAACTTTGTACCAAGCACTTCTTGTGCTGCTTAA
- the LOC130967068 gene encoding uncharacterized protein LOC130967068 — MADFLVEVTGDPGEDMGTRWKLHVDGASNQTFGGAGIILESPNGVVYEQSVRFEFPISNNQAEYEALIGGLTLATEVGTKRLEVCSDSQVVTSQVNGSYQAKDPLLQNTKPGEGNRSLIQGMTREPAIALHITTLSPSWLDPITNYLEHGQVPGDEKDAVKLRREAAKYAVIQGQLFRKGLSQPLLKCLHPDQTDYVLREVHEGCCGHHIGGKALARKLIRAGYYWPSMMADSKEFVKKCIKCQQNANFAKAPANELSLLTTSRPFAQWGIDLLGPFPVGPGQVITRFGIPEVVISDNGTQFADKKFTEFLNGLGIRQRFSSVEHPRTNGQVESANKVILSGLKKRLDNKKGAWADELASVLWSYRTTEQSSTKETPFRLTYGVDAVIPVEIGEPSPRLLLKGVEETVEKDLIEEAREMAHLTETALKQRVALRYNTKVLKREFGANDLVLRRNDIGLPTPG, encoded by the exons ATGGCGGATTTTTTGGTTGAAGTAACAGGAGACCCAGGCGAAGACATGggtacacggtggaagctccatgtggacggagcctccaaccagacctTCGGAGGAGCCGGGATCATCCTAGAAAGTCCAAACGGGGTCGTATACGAACAATCGGTCAGATTCGAGTTCCCcatctcgaacaaccaagcagaatacgaagccctcataGGAGGCTTGACCCTAGCAACAGAGGTCGGCACAAAAAGGCTGGAAGTATGCAGCGATTCCCAAGTCGTCACTTCCCAGGTAAACGGCAGCTATCAAGCCAAGGACCCCTTGTTgcagaa cacgaAGCCAGGGGAGGGAAAccggtctctcatccaaggcatgACAAGGGAACCTGCAATTGCACTACACATAACAACCCTAAGCCCTtcatggctagaccccatcaccaATTACCTAGAACACGGCCAAGTCCCTGGTGACGAAAAGGATGCGGTGAAATTAAGGAGAGAGGCGGCCAAATACGCCGTCATCCAAGGACAGCTGTTCAGAAAAGGGCTCAGCCAGCCCCTACTGAAGTGCCTACACCCCGACCAAACGGACtacgtcctcagggaagtccaCGAGGGCTGCTGTGGGCACCACATCGGAGGAAAAGCCCTAGCAAGGAAGTTGATCCGAGCTGGGTACTACTGGCCGTCGATGATGGCAGATTCCAAAGAGTTTGTCAAAAAGTGCATAAAGTGCCAacagaacgccaactttgccaAGGCACCGGCAAACGAGTTGAGCTTGCTGACGACCTCCCGGCCATTCGCTCAATGGGGAATCGACCTCTTAGGGCCCTTCCCTGTCGGCCCTGGGCAG gtgataacaCGGTTCGGGATACCAGAagtcgtcatctcggacaacggcACACAATTTgctgacaaaaagttcacagAATTTCTCAACGGCCTAGGTATAAGGCAAAGGTTCTCTTCGGTAGAACACCCTCGGACGAACGGACAAGTGGAGTCCGCCAACAAGGTTATCCTTTCAGGGCTAAAAAAGAGGTTGGACAACAAAaagggtgcttgggccgacgagctGGCATCGGTCCTCTGGTCTTATCGAACAACCGAGCAATCCTCCACCAAGGAAACCCCTTTCCGACTAACGTACGGGGTGGATGCAGTAatacccgtggagatcggtgaACCAAGCCCGCGATTGCTCTTGAAAGGAGTAGAGGAGACTGTAGAAAAGGACCTGATAGAGGAAGCCCGAGAAATGGCCCACTTGACAGAAACGGCGCTAAAACAAAGAGTGGCGCTCCGCTACAACACTAAAGTGCTCAAGAGGGAATTCGGGGCAAACGACCTCGTCCTGAGGCGAAATGATATCGGCCTGCCGACCCCAGGATAA